A DNA window from Moorella thermoacetica contains the following coding sequences:
- a CDS encoding copper amine oxidase N-terminal domain-containing protein translates to MKKTFLQKWRIIIILGLVLAAGGYFAGRTVQAGGPEPGSSQDPLVTKSYVDNYVESRSRELQGQIDSINKQIAALEAEIAGLEQRPVIKLTIGSKIARVGSSTKELPIAPYQAGQGGTTMVPFRFIGEALGAKVDYNANTNTVSYTTPAHSVILKIGAPAATIDGREVTLPMPATLVNGTTMVPLRVISQGLGAMVDWDQASLTITIRL, encoded by the coding sequence ATGAAAAAAACCTTTTTACAGAAATGGAGAATAATCATCATCCTGGGGCTGGTGCTAGCGGCGGGCGGTTACTTTGCCGGTCGGACCGTCCAGGCCGGCGGCCCGGAACCGGGGAGCAGCCAGGACCCCCTGGTAACCAAATCTTATGTCGACAACTATGTAGAGAGCCGTTCCCGGGAATTGCAGGGGCAGATCGATAGTATAAATAAACAGATTGCCGCCCTGGAAGCAGAAATAGCCGGCCTTGAGCAGCGGCCGGTGATCAAACTCACCATCGGCAGCAAGATCGCCCGGGTAGGCAGCAGTACAAAAGAACTGCCCATCGCCCCCTACCAGGCGGGCCAGGGTGGTACCACCATGGTGCCCTTTCGCTTTATCGGCGAGGCCCTGGGGGCTAAAGTAGATTATAACGCCAATACCAATACTGTCAGCTATACAACACCGGCCCATTCTGTTATACTAAAAATCGGTGCACCGGCGGCTACCATTGACGGCCGGGAGGTAACTCTACCCATGCCGGCCACTCTGGTCAATGGCACTACCATGGTGCCCCTGCGGGTCATCAGCCAGGGCCTGGGGGCCATGGTGGACTGGGACCAGGCCAGCCTGACCATTACCATCAGGCTCTAA
- a CDS encoding TetR/AcrR family transcriptional regulator: MSREAGDKRRQILAAAVSVFADRGFHQARIADIAAAAGVGKGTIYEYFSSKKELFQQLLVHIFHTYLEHLRRVCREEASLEGFLRRLIGESLEHFQAHREITRILLSEHPPVDAATQQIFFRMEHEKLQHLQNHLQAALERGEMRPVPADLAAIMITGFITALGYQLFFYRNQEMNLAALSTGVTDLILRGIRDSGG, from the coding sequence ATGAGCCGCGAAGCCGGGGATAAACGCCGGCAGATCCTGGCGGCGGCCGTGTCGGTTTTTGCCGACCGGGGCTTCCACCAGGCCAGGATCGCCGATATTGCCGCTGCCGCCGGGGTAGGGAAGGGGACCATCTATGAGTATTTCTCCAGCAAAAAGGAACTCTTCCAGCAATTGCTAGTTCATATCTTCCACACTTACCTGGAGCACCTGCGCCGGGTATGCCGGGAAGAAGCAAGCCTGGAAGGCTTCCTGCGGCGGCTGATCGGCGAAAGCCTGGAACACTTCCAGGCTCACCGGGAAATTACCAGAATTCTTTTGAGCGAACACCCGCCGGTGGATGCCGCCACCCAGCAGATATTCTTCAGGATGGAGCATGAAAAACTGCAACACCTGCAAAATCACCTGCAAGCGGCCCTTGAGCGGGGGGAAATGCGCCCGGTGCCGGCGGACCTGGCGGCTATTATGATCACTGGTTTCATAACCGCCCTGGGGTACCAGTTATTCTTCTATAGGAATCAGGAAATGAACCTGGCGGCTTTGTCAACGGGGGTTACAGATCTCATCTTACGGGGTATCCGGGATAGCGGCGGGTGA